One region of Thalassoroseus pseudoceratinae genomic DNA includes:
- a CDS encoding DUF1501 domain-containing protein — MLRIPIGRRLRTHRNCERLTRRQAIQVGSLGAIGGLSLPTLLQQEATAATIAPKAKSVILLFLEGGPSTIDMWDTKPEAPAEIRGPFETIPTNVPGTFFGEYCGHCAKVADKFTVVRSHTHNDNGHVTGYYYVMTGQKPRFRDGQNSRIPANTLFPSIGSKVARELGLGGTVPSYINLPAPMDAGGPGFYGPEYAPFVIDSDPVQPDFEVKDLRLAPGVTESRMARRQRLLKGVESITGETRGKAEEMSTYYQKAHELIMSPAAQKAFDIQSEPESTRRQYGYSTIGQCALLSRRLVEAGCRFIGVDNPGWDTHADCFPTLKDNLIPQADQAFAALVTDLEDRGLLDSTLVIMMGEMGRTPRVNNGAGRDHWSKAQSILIAGGGIRSGQVIGSTDEHASAPTSVPVSIDDVHRTIYTLMGIDTHKSYLTPLGRPMPILDGGTMIPGLV; from the coding sequence ATGCTACGAATTCCCATCGGACGCCGCTTGCGAACACATCGAAACTGTGAACGGCTGACGCGTCGTCAGGCCATTCAGGTCGGGAGTTTAGGGGCGATCGGCGGATTGAGTTTGCCAACGCTGCTTCAGCAAGAAGCGACCGCCGCCACGATCGCTCCGAAAGCAAAATCGGTCATTCTGCTGTTCTTGGAGGGCGGACCGAGCACGATTGATATGTGGGACACGAAGCCGGAAGCACCGGCGGAAATTCGCGGCCCGTTCGAGACCATCCCAACGAATGTCCCCGGGACATTCTTCGGCGAATACTGTGGTCACTGTGCGAAAGTGGCGGACAAGTTTACTGTTGTTCGCAGTCACACTCATAACGACAACGGTCATGTCACCGGTTACTACTACGTCATGACCGGCCAGAAGCCACGGTTCCGCGACGGTCAGAACAGCCGCATTCCGGCGAACACGCTGTTCCCGTCTATTGGTTCGAAGGTGGCTCGCGAACTTGGTTTGGGCGGAACGGTGCCGTCGTACATCAATTTGCCCGCACCGATGGACGCCGGTGGTCCCGGTTTTTATGGACCGGAGTATGCACCGTTCGTCATCGACAGCGATCCCGTCCAACCTGACTTTGAAGTGAAGGATTTGCGACTGGCTCCCGGTGTCACGGAATCGCGAATGGCTCGGCGTCAACGATTGCTCAAGGGTGTCGAAAGCATCACCGGTGAGACACGTGGAAAAGCCGAGGAAATGTCGACGTACTACCAGAAAGCCCACGAACTCATCATGTCACCGGCCGCCCAAAAAGCCTTCGATATCCAAAGCGAACCGGAGTCGACCCGTCGCCAATACGGTTATTCCACCATCGGGCAGTGTGCACTGCTCTCGCGACGATTAGTCGAAGCGGGATGCCGATTCATCGGCGTTGATAATCCCGGTTGGGACACACACGCCGACTGTTTTCCGACGCTCAAAGACAACCTCATCCCTCAAGCCGATCAAGCGTTCGCCGCCTTGGTGACGGACTTGGAAGATCGCGGTCTGCTTGATAGCACGCTGGTCATTATGATGGGCGAGATGGGCCGCACGCCGCGTGTCAACAATGGAGCGGGGCGTGACCATTGGAGCAAAGCTCAAAGCATTTTGATTGCCGGTGGTGGCATTCGCAGCGGGCAAGTTATCGGATCGACCGACGAACACGCTTCCGCACCGACATCCGTGCCCGTTTCCATCGACGATGTGCACCGCACGATTTATACGCTCATGGGAATCGACACCCACAAGTCGTACCTGACACCGCTCGGCCGACCGATGCCGATTCTTGATGGCGGAACCATGATTCCGGGGTTGGTCTGA
- a CDS encoding DUF1549 and DUF1553 domain-containing protein, protein MGHVGVCRVRIPRPNVSFPRPPENNFIDGLVWNKLTAMGIEPSELCTDAEFLRRASLDVIGTLPTAEESRRFLNDPAPDKRSRLVDELLSRPEYATYWALRWCDLLKVDANALGATGSVGIHRWLRNQFRDNRPYDEMVRDILTARGHLQAIGPTPFYTTLNKPNQLASATSQLFLGVRIECAECHHHPFERWSQADFTAFAGFFTGVKTKSLPDGSKSLISGPGQALKHPRTGETVLPAGLGQAVSESDVLPPDRRLALANWMTEPENPFFAKSIANRIWAHYFGRGLVEPLDDIRATNPATNEPLLTALAESLVKHDYDLKKFTKTILTSRVYQLSHHTTETNANDQQNFSHATYRPLPAEVLLDAVCQATDVPEKFNGWPVGARAIEVWDNRMPNYFFRIFGRPQRTTVCACERVDDPTITQALHVMNSPEIGGKVGHRRGRARRLANSEHTPDEIISELYLTTLNREPTPDELQLMRSAFSDQNTDRRTAVEDVLWTLLNTKEFLFNH, encoded by the coding sequence ATGGGGCATGTCGGTGTGTGTCGCGTGCGGATTCCGCGTCCGAATGTGTCGTTTCCGCGTCCGCCCGAAAACAACTTTATCGACGGTTTGGTTTGGAACAAACTCACCGCGATGGGCATCGAACCCAGCGAACTTTGCACCGATGCGGAATTTCTAAGGCGAGCATCGTTGGACGTCATCGGCACACTCCCCACCGCCGAGGAATCGCGTCGCTTCCTGAACGACCCCGCTCCCGACAAACGCAGCCGACTGGTCGACGAGTTGCTCAGCCGTCCCGAGTATGCGACGTATTGGGCGCTTCGATGGTGTGATTTGTTGAAAGTCGATGCCAACGCTCTGGGTGCGACAGGGTCGGTGGGGATTCATCGTTGGTTGCGAAATCAGTTCCGCGACAATCGACCGTATGACGAGATGGTCCGCGACATTTTGACCGCACGTGGCCATCTGCAAGCAATCGGCCCGACGCCGTTTTACACCACATTGAACAAACCCAATCAACTCGCTAGCGCTACGAGTCAATTATTTCTCGGTGTGCGGATCGAGTGTGCGGAGTGTCATCATCACCCCTTTGAACGCTGGTCCCAAGCCGACTTCACCGCGTTCGCGGGATTCTTCACGGGTGTGAAAACCAAGTCACTACCGGATGGCAGCAAATCGCTGATTAGCGGACCAGGGCAAGCCCTGAAACATCCCCGCACCGGCGAAACCGTGCTACCGGCTGGATTAGGGCAAGCAGTGTCGGAATCGGATGTGTTGCCGCCCGATCGCCGACTCGCCTTGGCCAATTGGATGACCGAACCAGAGAATCCGTTTTTTGCGAAGTCGATCGCGAATCGGATCTGGGCCCATTATTTCGGTCGCGGTCTGGTTGAACCACTCGACGACATTCGCGCCACCAACCCCGCAACCAACGAACCCCTGCTGACTGCGTTGGCGGAATCACTTGTTAAGCACGACTACGATTTGAAGAAGTTCACCAAAACGATTTTAACGTCGCGCGTGTATCAACTGAGTCATCACACGACCGAAACCAACGCCAACGATCAACAAAACTTCTCGCATGCGACGTACCGCCCGCTTCCGGCGGAGGTTTTGTTAGATGCAGTCTGCCAAGCCACCGATGTCCCGGAGAAATTCAACGGTTGGCCGGTCGGGGCTCGTGCGATCGAAGTCTGGGACAACCGCATGCCGAATTATTTCTTCCGCATCTTCGGACGCCCGCAACGCACCACCGTGTGTGCCTGCGAACGCGTCGACGACCCCACAATTACGCAAGCCCTGCATGTGATGAACTCGCCTGAGATCGGTGGCAAAGTCGGACATCGACGCGGTCGCGCTCGGCGACTCGCCAACTCCGAACACACGCCGGATGAAATCATTTCAGAACTCTATCTGACCACCCTCAACCGTGAGCCAACGCCGGATGAACTCCAACTCATGCGGTCCGCGTTCTCGGATCAAAATACCGATCGCCGAACTGCCGTTGAAGATGTGTTGTGGACACTGCTGAATACCAAAGAATTCTTGTTCAATCATTAG
- the tilS gene encoding tRNA lysidine(34) synthetase TilS: MTEPPGNLPSILHRLNVVGQSVVVAVSGGADSVAMLRALLAVQSECSLQLRVAHFNHGLRGAESDEDARWVADLCERLGVVCDLGVADHETLPQSTGSREGDARRLRYQFLERVATTNDCQSIAVAHTADDQAETVLHRILRGTGLTGLIGIPQVRRLDSGVNLVRPLLGLRRQSLRQWLREIGQDFREDSTNTDRDFTRNRIRHDLLPLLEEQFNPQVKSALCRLAEQAEQTQIVEDFAANELLQTATIDRTGTSWVLDCEPLTDCPVAMVRTCLRLVWTEMGWPQQKMSFQHYTRLQEAICDPMRRGEISLPYPVQARLTRRKRQQSLELRVESND; this comes from the coding sequence ATGACTGAACCGCCCGGAAATCTCCCGTCCATCCTCCACCGATTGAACGTTGTCGGCCAATCGGTGGTTGTCGCGGTTTCCGGCGGAGCCGACAGCGTCGCGATGTTGCGGGCATTGCTTGCAGTACAAAGTGAGTGCTCACTCCAATTGCGAGTCGCCCATTTCAACCACGGACTTCGCGGAGCGGAATCCGACGAAGACGCCCGTTGGGTCGCTGATTTGTGTGAGCGTCTCGGTGTCGTGTGCGATCTCGGTGTGGCTGATCACGAGACGCTTCCGCAGTCAACAGGCAGTCGCGAGGGAGACGCCCGTCGCTTGCGTTATCAGTTCCTCGAACGAGTTGCGACCACGAATGATTGCCAATCGATTGCCGTCGCGCACACGGCGGATGACCAAGCCGAAACGGTTCTACATCGTATTCTTCGTGGAACGGGATTGACCGGGCTGATCGGCATTCCGCAAGTTCGCCGACTCGATTCAGGAGTCAACTTGGTGCGTCCGTTACTCGGATTGCGTCGGCAATCCCTGCGACAATGGCTGCGGGAAATCGGCCAGGACTTCCGCGAGGACTCAACAAATACCGACCGCGATTTCACTCGCAACCGCATCCGTCACGATCTTCTGCCGCTGCTCGAAGAGCAATTCAACCCGCAAGTCAAGTCGGCTCTGTGTCGTTTGGCCGAGCAAGCCGAACAGACACAAATCGTGGAGGATTTCGCCGCGAACGAACTCCTGCAAACCGCGACGATTGATCGCACGGGAACGTCCTGGGTCCTGGATTGCGAACCACTGACCGACTGCCCCGTTGCGATGGTCCGAACGTGTTTACGACTCGTTTGGACCGAAATGGGGTGGCCGCAACAAAAGATGAGTTTTCAACACTACACCCGCTTGCAGGAGGCGATCTGCGATCCCATGAGGCGTGGTGAAATCAGTCTACCATACCCGGTGCAGGCAAGACTCACGCGGAGAAAACGCCAACAAAGCTTGGAATTGCGAGTCGAATCCAACGATTGA